The sequence GCAAGGATTTCCCGATCCTCGAGCGTACGGTCGCGGACGGGCAGCGACTGGTCTACCTCGACTCGGCCAACACCTCGCAGAAGCCGCAGATCGTGATCGACACCATGGTCGATCACCTGGAGCGGCACAACGCCAACGTCGCCCGGGCGATGCACACGCTCGGGTCGGAGTCGACTGAGGCATTCGAGGGCGCGCGCGACGCAGTGGCGTCGTTCCTCGGGGCACCGGAGCGCGATGAGATCATCTTCACCAAGAACGCCTCCGAGGCGATCAACCTCGTCGCGAACACCCTCGCGTGGGGCGACCGGGCGTTGAAGCCGGGCGATGTGGTGGTCACCACTGAGATGGAGCACCACTCCAACATCGTGCCGTGGCAGATCCTGACGCAACGAACGGGCGCCACCCTGAAGTGGTTCTCCCTCACCGACGACGGCCAACTCGATCTGTCGAACATCGACGAGCTGATCACTGAGGACACCACGGTCGTCACACTGACCTGGGTCTCGAACATGCTTGGCACGGTCAACCCGATTGCACGGATCACCCGGCGGGCCCACGAGGTCGGTGCCCTCGTCGTCGTCGACGCTGCCCAGGCTGCACCGGTGCTGCCGATCAACCTTGCTGCGATGGCACCGGAGGAGCGCCCCGACTTCGTGGCGTTCACCGGCCACAAGACCGTCGGTCCGACCGGCATCGGCGTCCTCTGGGGCGCCCGGTCCGCGCTCGAATCGCTCCCGCCGTTCCTCGGCGGCGGCGAGATGATTGCCACGGTCACGATGGCGCGGTCCACGTACGCGGGGATTCCGCACAAGTTCGAGGCTGGGACGCCGCCGATCGTCGAGGCCGTAGGCCTCGGTGCCGCGCTGACGTACCTGAGCCATCTCGGCATGGAGAACGTGCACCGGCACGAGCAGGCGATCACCGCGTACGCCCTCGAGGGCCTGCGCACTGTGAGGGGCCTGACGATCATGGGCCCGGCAGACGCGGCGGTCCGCGGGGGAGCGATCTCGTTCGAACTGGCCGGCGTGCACCCCCACGATGTTGCCCAACTGCTCGACTCCCGTGGCATCGCGATCCGCGCCGGCCACCACTGTGCCAAGCCGGCCCACGCCCGTTTCGGAGTCCAGGCATCGACCCGGATGTCGTCGTACCTGTACACGACGCCGGCCGAGATCGACGCGCTGGTCGAGGGCCTGGAATACACCCGCAGCTACTTCCGTTTGGACGGCTGATGAGTACTCAGGCCAACCTGGACGCGATGTATCAGGAGATCATCCTCGACCATTACAAGAACCCGCATCACAAGGGTTTGCGC comes from Nocardioides baekrokdamisoli and encodes:
- a CDS encoding cysteine desulfurase: MSALPGLLPDLEIVRKDFPILERTVADGQRLVYLDSANTSQKPQIVIDTMVDHLERHNANVARAMHTLGSESTEAFEGARDAVASFLGAPERDEIIFTKNASEAINLVANTLAWGDRALKPGDVVVTTEMEHHSNIVPWQILTQRTGATLKWFSLTDDGQLDLSNIDELITEDTTVVTLTWVSNMLGTVNPIARITRRAHEVGALVVVDAAQAAPVLPINLAAMAPEERPDFVAFTGHKTVGPTGIGVLWGARSALESLPPFLGGGEMIATVTMARSTYAGIPHKFEAGTPPIVEAVGLGAALTYLSHLGMENVHRHEQAITAYALEGLRTVRGLTIMGPADAAVRGGAISFELAGVHPHDVAQLLDSRGIAIRAGHHCAKPAHARFGVQASTRMSSYLYTTPAEIDALVEGLEYTRSYFRLDG